One window of the Novosphingobium sp. KACC 22771 genome contains the following:
- a CDS encoding FadD3 family acyl-CoA ligase: MTDQMGVWPQTIPHAAKAAAEQWGDRTGLIGPSQSWTFAQLWDDARATASAFWASGLRRGDRVGIWAPNSREWILAALGAQTLGATVIPLNTRFKGAEAADILRRARAKFVMAAGDFLKLDYGAMLAGEDLPDLAEVIRIDRDWEDFVARGKGADDPAVEEAFAQLTGDDICDIIFTSGTTGRPKGVLTAHAQAVQIFGDWAVRVDLRQGDRYLIVNPFFHTFGYKAGWAVCLTRGATIVPMAMFDVAETVRQIEVNKISFLPGPPTIYQSLLQELDGDKPRDFSSLRVAVTGAAPVAPALVERMRTELGMQNIVNGYGMTECGAIAMTRQGDDAQTIASTCGYPLPGIEVRSVDAQGHDNPPGVAGELWVRGHAVMRGYLDDPEATAEAIDAEGWLHTGDVGTIDKRGYLNITDRLKDMFITGGFNVYPAEVEKLLASHPAIAMAAVIGVPDERMGEVGRAYVVLRPGASVTEAELMAWSRGAMANYKVPRGFAFLDALPRNPAGKVQKTALRA; the protein is encoded by the coding sequence ATGACTGACCAGATGGGTGTCTGGCCGCAGACGATCCCGCACGCGGCCAAGGCCGCTGCCGAGCAATGGGGCGACCGGACGGGCCTGATCGGCCCGTCCCAAAGCTGGACCTTTGCGCAGCTTTGGGACGATGCCCGGGCGACTGCCTCGGCATTTTGGGCCTCGGGCCTGCGCCGGGGCGACCGTGTGGGCATTTGGGCGCCCAACAGCCGCGAATGGATCCTTGCGGCGCTGGGCGCCCAGACCCTTGGCGCCACGGTGATTCCGCTCAACACCCGCTTCAAGGGCGCGGAGGCGGCGGACATTCTGCGCCGCGCGCGCGCCAAATTCGTCATGGCGGCGGGCGATTTCCTCAAGCTCGACTACGGCGCCATGCTGGCGGGCGAGGATCTGCCCGATCTGGCCGAGGTAATCCGCATCGACCGGGATTGGGAGGATTTTGTCGCGCGGGGCAAGGGGGCGGATGATCCGGCCGTGGAGGAGGCTTTTGCGCAACTGACGGGCGATGACATCTGCGACATCATCTTTACGTCGGGCACCACGGGTCGCCCCAAGGGCGTGCTGACCGCGCACGCCCAGGCGGTGCAGATCTTCGGCGACTGGGCCGTGCGCGTCGATCTGCGGCAAGGCGATCGCTATCTGATCGTCAATCCCTTCTTCCATACCTTTGGCTACAAGGCCGGCTGGGCGGTCTGTCTGACGCGCGGCGCCACCATCGTTCCCATGGCCATGTTCGACGTGGCCGAGACGGTGCGCCAGATTGAGGTCAACAAGATAAGCTTCCTTCCGGGGCCGCCCACGATTTACCAGTCCCTGCTGCAGGAACTGGATGGGGACAAGCCACGCGACTTCTCCTCGCTGCGGGTTGCGGTGACGGGGGCGGCGCCGGTCGCGCCTGCGCTGGTTGAACGGATGCGTACCGAACTTGGTATGCAAAACATCGTCAACGGCTATGGCATGACGGAATGCGGTGCGATTGCCATGACGCGGCAGGGCGATGATGCCCAAACCATCGCCAGCACCTGCGGCTATCCTTTGCCCGGTATCGAAGTGCGCAGCGTTGACGCGCAGGGGCATGACAACCCGCCGGGTGTGGCGGGTGAATTGTGGGTGCGCGGTCATGCGGTGATGCGGGGCTATCTCGACGACCCCGAAGCCACCGCCGAGGCCATCGACGCCGAGGGCTGGCTGCACACGGGCGATGTCGGCACCATTGATAAGCGTGGCTATCTTAACATTACCGACCGACTGAAGGACATGTTTATCACCGGGGGCTTCAACGTCTATCCTGCCGAGGTGGAGAAGCTGTTGGCCAGCCATCCTGCCATTGCCATGGCCGCCGTGATCGGCGTGCCTGACGAGCGGATGGGCGAAGTGGGGCGTGCCTATGTCGTGCTGCGACCGGGCGCCAGCGTTACGGAGGCGGAACTGATGGCCTGGTCACGCGGGGCGATGGCCAATTACAAGGTGCCGCGCGGCTTCGCCTTTCTGGACGCGCTGCCTCGCAATCCAGCGGGCAAGGTGCAAAAAACCGCGCTGCGCGCATGA
- a CDS encoding alpha/beta hydrolase, whose amino-acid sequence MGAYNIEKGVVDLGHIKLPVPDTISPEAQAYLSANPWGDIPEPPEPIPMWVMREGMDQAMQGLNQYALSIWPCEVEETLIAGVRCHRIRKPGAPDATKDKVMINLHGGGFVIGSGALGEAIPIVGETGVEVIAVDYRLAPEHPYPAAVDDVLAVYKALLADYKPQDIVIFGTSAGGFLTAMTVMRLKKEGLPLPVCCGMFTAGGDLANLGDTFNYLTLSGFYGHTGFPVDHPLSERGKFLGDADRNDPLVTPIKGDLSDFPPTLLVSGTRDAVLSSAAMFHRALRRAGRDAELYVFEAMPHGFWYGYQLPETHETIGIMARFFEKHLGLTR is encoded by the coding sequence ATGGGAGCCTATAACATCGAAAAGGGCGTGGTCGATCTCGGCCACATCAAACTGCCCGTTCCCGATACCATCAGCCCCGAAGCCCAAGCCTATCTGTCGGCCAACCCATGGGGCGACATTCCCGAACCGCCCGAGCCGATCCCGATGTGGGTCATGCGCGAGGGGATGGATCAGGCGATGCAGGGGCTCAACCAGTATGCCCTGTCGATCTGGCCCTGCGAGGTGGAGGAAACGCTGATTGCGGGCGTTCGCTGCCACCGCATCCGCAAACCCGGCGCGCCCGATGCCACCAAGGACAAGGTGATGATCAACCTGCATGGCGGCGGTTTTGTCATCGGTTCGGGCGCTTTGGGTGAGGCAATCCCCATCGTCGGCGAAACTGGGGTGGAGGTCATTGCGGTGGACTATCGTCTCGCGCCCGAACACCCCTATCCGGCGGCGGTCGATGATGTTCTGGCCGTCTACAAGGCGCTTCTTGCCGATTACAAGCCGCAGGACATCGTGATCTTCGGCACCTCGGCGGGCGGTTTTCTGACCGCGATGACCGTCATGCGCCTCAAGAAGGAAGGTCTGCCCCTGCCGGTATGCTGCGGCATGTTCACAGCAGGCGGCGATCTTGCCAATCTGGGCGACACGTTCAACTATCTCACCCTTTCAGGGTTTTACGGACACACAGGCTTTCCAGTCGACCATCCCCTGTCCGAACGCGGCAAATTCCTTGGCGATGCTGACCGCAATGATCCGCTGGTGACCCCGATCAAGGGCGACCTGTCCGATTTCCCCCCCACCTTGCTGGTGAGCGGCACACGTGACGCTGTGCTGTCTTCTGCGGCGATGTTCCACCGCGCCCTGCGCCGGGCGGGCCGGGACGCGGAACTCTATGTGTTTGAGGCGATGCCGCACGGCTTTTGGTATGGCTATCAACTGCCAGAAACCCACGAAACCATTGGCATCATGGCGCGCTTTTTCGAAAAGCACCTTGGGCTGACGCGATAA
- a CDS encoding acetyl-CoA C-acyltransferase: MRDAAIISTARTGVGKAYRGAFNDTEAPRMAAHVVDAAIARAGIDPARIDDVYMGCANQWNTQSYNIGRLAVHGSVLPDTTAGFAMDRKCSSGLNALAFAARGIIANEIDCALSGGTENVSLTIDKHYPNFRNRSEWVKEHDPYAYMAMIETAEIVADRYGVSREAQDRFAAQSQQRAAAAQAAGAFNDEIVPITVTKALFDKEGNETGKEQVTLDKDEGIRAGTTYEKLSELKPVHKNGQVVKEGRHITAGNASQLSDGASAQVVMDLATAQKEGLPILGVYRGFQVAGCGADEMGIGPVFAIPKLLDRAGLKIDDIGLWEINEAFASQAIYCQQKLGIDPEKLNVNGGGIAIGHPFAMTGSRLVGHALIEGKRRGVKYVVISMCVAGGMGAAGLFEVA, encoded by the coding sequence ATGCGTGATGCAGCCATTATCTCCACCGCGCGCACCGGCGTAGGCAAGGCCTATCGCGGCGCTTTCAACGATACCGAAGCGCCCCGGATGGCCGCCCATGTGGTGGACGCGGCCATTGCGCGCGCCGGGATCGATCCCGCGCGCATCGACGATGTGTATATGGGCTGCGCCAATCAATGGAACACGCAGAGCTACAACATTGGCCGTCTTGCCGTGCATGGTTCGGTTTTGCCCGATACAACGGCTGGTTTTGCGATGGATCGCAAATGCTCATCGGGCCTTAATGCGCTGGCCTTTGCGGCGCGCGGCATCATCGCCAATGAAATTGACTGTGCGCTTTCGGGCGGCACGGAAAATGTCTCGCTGACGATCGACAAGCATTATCCCAATTTCCGCAACCGTTCGGAATGGGTGAAAGAGCACGATCCCTATGCCTATATGGCGATGATCGAGACGGCCGAAATCGTGGCCGACCGCTATGGCGTAAGCCGGGAGGCGCAGGACCGTTTTGCCGCGCAAAGCCAGCAGCGCGCCGCCGCCGCGCAGGCCGCCGGGGCCTTCAACGATGAAATCGTGCCGATCACCGTCACCAAGGCGTTGTTCGACAAGGAAGGCAACGAGACGGGCAAGGAACAGGTCACACTCGACAAGGATGAGGGCATCCGTGCGGGCACAACCTATGAAAAGCTCTCCGAACTCAAGCCTGTGCATAAGAACGGACAGGTGGTGAAGGAAGGAAGGCACATCACAGCGGGCAACGCCTCGCAGCTTTCCGATGGCGCCAGCGCGCAGGTGGTGATGGATCTGGCCACCGCGCAAAAGGAAGGGCTGCCAATCCTGGGCGTCTATCGCGGTTTTCAGGTGGCCGGTTGCGGTGCGGATGAAATGGGTATCGGCCCTGTTTTCGCGATCCCCAAGCTGCTTGATCGCGCCGGGCTGAAGATCGACGACATCGGCCTTTGGGAAATCAACGAGGCTTTTGCCAGCCAGGCCATCTATTGCCAGCAGAAGCTGGGGATCGACCCGGAAAAGCTCAACGTCAACGGCGGCGGCATTGCTATTGGCCATCCCTTTGCAATGACGGGTTCGCGGCTGGTGGGTCACGCCCTGATCGAGGGCAAGCGTCGCGGGGTCAAATATGTGGTGATCTCGATGTGCGTTGCGGGCGGCATGGGCGCCGCCGGATTGTTCGAAGTCGCTTGA
- a CDS encoding TetR/AcrR family transcriptional regulator, with protein sequence MTQRNASDRLKVRKRIPAAERRGSLIRAARKVFAERGFDGAKTSAIAEAAGVSEALLYRHFPSKRALYGAVLRQLIQTQNAVYDAIGSPAPSTESLVVVVSGYLRACVDPEQSSWREGLKVLLSSLAGDGTYAGTVYRRATGLTVEPLAAALSAARACGDIEGPALSPLHTAMFIEHVGTMISVASQLPHGSAPYEADLVRVVDDAIWFCCRGVGLNIAAITRCLAAVRNDVPRILGRPARKRRSATANP encoded by the coding sequence ATGACGCAGAGGAATGCAAGTGACAGGCTCAAGGTTCGCAAGCGGATTCCCGCAGCCGAGCGGCGTGGCTCGCTGATCCGCGCCGCGCGCAAGGTCTTTGCCGAGAGAGGCTTTGACGGCGCCAAGACTTCGGCCATCGCCGAGGCTGCCGGCGTGTCTGAAGCCCTGCTCTACCGCCATTTCCCCTCCAAGCGGGCCCTTTACGGCGCCGTGCTGCGTCAACTTATCCAGACCCAGAACGCTGTCTATGACGCCATCGGTTCACCGGCCCCCTCGACCGAAAGCCTGGTGGTGGTGGTCAGCGGATATCTGCGCGCCTGTGTCGATCCGGAACAGTCAAGCTGGCGCGAGGGCCTCAAGGTCTTGCTCTCGAGCCTGGCAGGCGACGGCACCTATGCGGGTACGGTTTACCGGAGGGCGACAGGCCTGACCGTGGAACCCCTGGCCGCAGCCCTGTCGGCGGCGCGGGCCTGCGGCGACATCGAAGGTCCTGCCCTCTCCCCCCTGCATACGGCCATGTTCATCGAGCATGTCGGAACGATGATATCCGTTGCCAGCCAATTGCCGCATGGCAGCGCCCCCTATGAGGCGGATCTGGTGCGCGTGGTGGACGACGCGATCTGGTTTTGCTGCCGGGGCGTTGGCCTGAATATTGCCGCCATAACCCGTTGCCTGGCGGCCGTCCGCAACGATGTTCCACGCATCCTTGGTCGCCCGGCGAGGAAACGCCGGTCGGCAACCGCCAATCCATAA
- a CDS encoding MaoC family dehydratase — protein MARIFESPAALVGSEGTQLGPTGWLLIDQDRVNGFAEVTGDHQWIHVDVERAQSGPFGGTIAHGYLTMSLVNYFLPDLIEVRKFSAGVNVGTDKVRFLAPVLVGKRIRAVGEIVKVEEIKGAVQSTVRVTIEIEDNDKPACVIDTISRYYPE, from the coding sequence ATGGCCCGGATCTTCGAAAGCCCCGCCGCCCTCGTCGGCAGCGAAGGCACACAGCTTGGCCCCACCGGCTGGTTGCTGATTGATCAGGACCGTGTCAACGGTTTCGCCGAGGTTACTGGCGATCATCAGTGGATCCATGTCGATGTGGAGCGAGCCCAAAGCGGCCCTTTCGGCGGCACGATTGCGCATGGCTATCTCACGATGAGCCTCGTCAACTATTTCCTCCCCGACCTGATCGAGGTGCGCAAATTCTCGGCGGGTGTGAATGTGGGGACGGACAAGGTCCGATTTCTGGCCCCGGTGTTGGTCGGCAAGCGCATTCGCGCCGTGGGTGAGATCGTCAAGGTGGAAGAGATCAAGGGCGCGGTGCAATCCACCGTGCGCGTGACCATCGAGATCGAGGACAATGACAAGCCCGCCTGTGTGATCGACACGATCAGCCGCTATTATCCGGAGTGA
- a CDS encoding SDR family NAD(P)-dependent oxidoreductase, with product MTQRLAGKRLIVVGSATGIGAATVKRLIAEGAQVCAADINISGAEKVAEEAGPNAFAVAIDIADEASVQTAVAAAVARMGGLDGAHINAADLRVIMSDTDLLDMGMDVFDRTIAVNLRGHVLCARAVMPHLLKNEASAIVFTSSGSAHGAEPARACYAMAKAGINALMRHIAARWGKEGLTANVLAPGFTITGELKANLEQNGAEAQKWLDVYRAKTPHTRLGEAEDHAAVVAMLLSEDGRWINGSIIDVNGGSLMRA from the coding sequence ATGACTCAACGTCTTGCAGGCAAGCGCCTGATCGTGGTGGGCAGCGCAACCGGAATTGGAGCGGCCACCGTGAAGCGACTGATTGCCGAAGGCGCGCAGGTTTGCGCGGCCGACATCAACATTTCCGGCGCAGAAAAGGTTGCCGAGGAAGCAGGCCCCAATGCCTTCGCCGTCGCGATCGACATTGCCGATGAAGCCTCGGTGCAGACGGCGGTCGCTGCTGCGGTCGCCCGGATGGGCGGGTTGGATGGCGCGCATATCAACGCCGCCGACCTGCGCGTCATCATGTCGGACACCGATCTGCTCGATATGGGCATGGACGTGTTTGACCGCACCATCGCCGTCAATTTGCGCGGCCATGTCCTGTGCGCCCGCGCGGTGATGCCGCATCTGTTGAAGAACGAGGCTTCGGCCATTGTCTTTACCAGTTCGGGTTCCGCGCATGGGGCGGAACCGGCGCGCGCCTGCTATGCCATGGCCAAGGCGGGCATCAACGCGCTGATGCGTCATATTGCCGCGCGTTGGGGCAAGGAGGGCCTGACGGCCAACGTGCTCGCACCGGGCTTTACCATCACCGGCGAGTTGAAGGCAAATCTGGAGCAGAACGGCGCCGAGGCGCAAAAATGGCTGGATGTCTATCGCGCAAAAACCCCCCACACAAGGTTGGGAGAGGCCGAGGATCATGCGGCCGTGGTGGCGATGCTGCTGTCCGAAGACGGCCGCTGGATCAACGGTTCGATCATCGACGTCAACGGCGGATCGCTGATGCGCGCCTGA
- a CDS encoding steroid Delta-isomerase, with protein MEAAVHEYVAAFEAGSAERVAALYAADATVEDPVGAPKYVGREAIQAFYSQSMATGAKLKLLGPIRVVADYAVFPFSVNLHWEGGDRRIDVIDTFRFNDANEIIEMRAFWGPTNMHGF; from the coding sequence ATGGAAGCCGCTGTCCACGAATATGTCGCCGCCTTTGAAGCGGGCAGCGCGGAAAGGGTCGCAGCGCTTTACGCCGCTGACGCCACGGTGGAAGACCCCGTGGGCGCGCCAAAATATGTGGGGCGCGAGGCTATCCAAGCCTTTTACAGCCAGTCCATGGCCACAGGCGCCAAGCTCAAATTGCTGGGGCCGATCAGGGTCGTGGCCGATTACGCGGTCTTCCCCTTTTCGGTCAATCTGCATTGGGAAGGCGGCGACAGGCGCATCGACGTGATCGACACGTTCCGCTTCAACGATGCGAATGAAATCATTGAAATGCGGGCCTTTTGGGGTCCGACCAATATGCACGGTTTCTGA